The window GAAATCTGGTGCTTGGTCTCCAACCTTTACTTCGTTCCCTACTAGTGTTACTGGACCATTTTTAAATGTTACTTGTGCCATATAAACGCCTCCTTCATCATATGTACATAATATTACTAAATGTAGGGAATTAATTGCAACCGAGACAGCTTAAATAAAAAAATGATCTTTCTGAAGTCCTAATGACTTTCGTTTAGCCTTATTTATTTTGAGGAAATTATTGAATAGTTTTATCTCATCTTCATGTGGGATTGCCCATTTTCTCCCCGATTTCATCTCTTTTATACCTTTTTTTACAACAAAAATGGCTGTCTCATTATTTTTGAGACAGCCCAACCATCAATTTTCCATTTATTCTTCTATCGTTTGTTCCAGCTTTTCAGGTTCAGTTACTTTCTCCTGAATAGGTAAAGCTGTAGGCGCTTCTTTTTTTTCTACATAAATTTTTTCATGGACAACTGTTGTCTCTGCAAAAAAATCATGTAAGCCTTGATTGTCTGGCAAAATAGCAACAAAAATATACAGTGGCATAAAGATATTGCTAATAAAACGACCAATCCAATCTCGGAAAAGCACATCCGACCACGTTAAATTGTCATGTTTTAATGACACAACACGTAAACCGCAAGCCATCTTTCCTAAAGTTTGCCCCAAAAATTTCGTCATAAACACGAAATAGCCATAATAGATAATGGCTGAAATAATAGAAATTGGCGCATACCATACCGTTTCCGATAACGACCAATCCATTAAGTAAAAAATCGGGTTAACAAGTATTCCCACAACAGCTGATATAATTAAGGTATCTAATAAAAATGCCCAAAAGCGTACCCAAAAGCCAGCTGTTTTTAATGCATAGTGTTTAGTTGCTAATAATGTTTCTACCTTATCACATGGAGGCTCTGTTTCAAAAGAGGGTTGCCCTTGTATAACGAATTCATTATTTGTCATGGTACACCCTCCTTAGTATTCGCCGTATAAGTACATCATTTTGGGCGCTCTATAGTCAGCCATAATCTTCATTAGCATTTTTTCCTCTGAAGAAGGACCAAACATTGAACCAATCTTCATACCAACGTAAGACTGCCAGCCACCCATATCATATGAGTATTCAAATAGTGCTGCGTCTTCTAAACCATAATCTGCACGTAAAGCCGCAATTGTTGCTTCCTCATCACCAATTTCATCGATTAAGCCTGCTTCAAGTGCCTTTGTTCCTCCGAGAATTCGACCATCCGCTACCTTTTTCACATCGGCTTCAGACATATTACGACCTTTTTCGACAATATCGACGAACTCTTCGTAGGTTTCATTAATCATATCTTGCATCATTGCACGTTCTTCTTCGGTAACATCACGCATCGGGCTTAGCATATCTTTATGTTCACCTGATTTAAATGTCTGAAATTTCACGCCTACTTTTTCAGCTAGTTCCTGGTAATTGATTGACTGCATAATAACACCAATAGAGCCTGTTATCGTATCGCGATGAGCGAAAATCTTATCTGCAGGTGCGGCAATATAATACCCGCCTGAAGCTGCCATCGAGTCCATTGATACATAAATTGGAATTTGGCGCTCTTCTTTAATTTCTAAAAGCTTTTTATAGATTTCTGCTGATTCTTTTACACCGCCACCTGGTGAATTCACGCTTAAAACAATCGCCTGTACTGTTTCATCATATAAAATATTGTCTAATTGCTCTAAAAAAAACTGGTGATCATATGCCACCGGCTGCCATAATGAACTAGATCCAATATCTTGGATCGTACCATCCACTTTTAAATACGCAATCCGTTTATT of the Lysinibacillus fusiformis genome contains:
- the sppA gene encoding signal peptide peptidase SppA; the protein is MNVKRWVALIIAGVLLVVSLGINTVFAIFKSDFFGSFDSLMAGNNLEVFETVIEGEDYNKRIAYLKVDGTIQDIGSSSLWQPVAYDHQFFLEQLDNILYDETVQAIVLSVNSPGGGVKESAEIYKKLLEIKEERQIPIYVSMDSMAASGGYYIAAPADKIFAHRDTITGSIGVIMQSINYQELAEKVGVKFQTFKSGEHKDMLSPMRDVTEEERAMMQDMINETYEEFVDIVEKGRNMSEADVKKVADGRILGGTKALEAGLIDEIGDEEATIAALRADYGLEDAALFEYSYDMGGWQSYVGMKIGSMFGPSSEEKMLMKIMADYRAPKMMYLYGEY
- a CDS encoding RDD family protein, producing MTNNEFVIQGQPSFETEPPCDKVETLLATKHYALKTAGFWVRFWAFLLDTLIISAVVGILVNPIFYLMDWSLSETVWYAPISIISAIIYYGYFVFMTKFLGQTLGKMACGLRVVSLKHDNLTWSDVLFRDWIGRFISNIFMPLYIFVAILPDNQGLHDFFAETTVVHEKIYVEKKEAPTALPIQEKVTEPEKLEQTIEE